The stretch of DNA CCAAAGAGAACGCCCGACTCAACGGGATCACCAACGTGGAGTTTCGCTTAAGCGACCTCTTTGAGAACGTCCGCGAAAAGTTCGACGTGATAACGTTCAACGCCCCCTACCTGCCAGGTGAACCTGAGGAACCGATAGACCTAGCCCTGGTTGGGGGGAAAGACGGACGAGAAGTTATCGATAGGTTCATCGAGAGGGCAACGGAGCACCTCAAACCCGGGGGAATCGTCCAGATAGTTCAGAGTTCAGTGACGGGGATAGACGAAACACTGAGAAAACTGGGGGAAAAGGGGCTGACTGGAAAGACCGTGGCTAAGAAACATATGTTCTTCGAAGACATAGTTCTGATAAACGGCCGTGCACCCGTCAGGCGAGACGATAACGTGGAACCTCAAACATGAGTTTAACCCGCGGGTATCCCTCGGATTCAACGTCCTCCTCGAAGAAGTTGATATGTATCTCCCTCGCTTTGATCTCGGGTTCGGGTTTTATTCGCTCAAACATGAATTGGAAGGTCTCTTAACCCCTTTTAAACCTTTCGCAAATTGCCGAACTATTTTTCGACGATAAAATAACCAAACCACATCGCCAGGCCATCACATTTTTAAGAAGACCCGAGAAAGCTCACTCAGAGGGAGATTTAGGTGAGGCTAATGGCGATAACATTTGTATTAAACCCCAACATGCCCGAGAAGATAACGGACCTCTTCAGGAAACAGCACTACGCGCTCGTGGGCAGGCACAGCTCGGTGAAGCTCTGCCACTGGCTCAAGGAGAGCATAAAGCAC from Thermococcus sp. encodes:
- a CDS encoding HemK2/MTQ2 family protein methyltransferase; translation: MPTYYGLNLKLHPQVYEPAEDTFLLAENLAVSEGDTALDVGTGTGLIALLMARKASFVLGVDINPLSVEFAKENARLNGITNVEFRLSDLFENVREKFDVITFNAPYLPGEPEEPIDLALVGGKDGREVIDRFIERATEHLKPGGIVQIVQSSVTGIDETLRKLGEKGLTGKTVAKKHMFFEDIVLINGRAPVRRDDNVEPQT